From the genome of Salvelinus fontinalis isolate EN_2023a chromosome 20, ASM2944872v1, whole genome shotgun sequence, one region includes:
- the LOC129817218 gene encoding N-alpha-acetyltransferase 30-like, translating into MAAVPTGPSSALPASPAEIIPFPGDGSVEHGQGEQSGCGREGSVASGARQEQQVSEDKRSSQKKQKNMLSHANPAALHLKTQALQEQKMNGLVSLSENRPKNLRTSTEYCDNSSFGDDPSDKNNSDHCCQHEDHSPCSKGSHPHLNNNSMNGMLTITRTEAIQSHPVTGDSPGGNVRKGECDPTEPPRSPSQQSPDCEGPGEPRAGVESEPDASYQPPVSELARLDLNFSPCRGEEESQGIHYVRYESELQMPGIMRLITKDLSEPYSIYTYRYFIHNWPQLCFLAMVEQECVGGIVCKLDMHKKMFRRGYIAMLAVDSKHRRKSIGTNLVKKAIYAMVEGDCDEVVLETEITNKSALKLYENLGFVRDKRLFRYYLNGVDALRLKLWLR; encoded by the exons ATGGCTGCAGTGCCGACTGGGCCTAGCAGCGCATTGCCAGCATCCCCGGCTGAAATTATTCCCTTCCCCGGGGATGGGAGTGTCGAACATGGGCAAGGGGAGCAGTCCGGCTGCGGTCGGGAGGGCTCTGTAGCTTCTGGGGCAAGACAGGAGCAGCAGGTCAGCGAGGACAAACGGTCAAGTCAGAAAAAACAGAAAAACATGCTATCCCATGCTAACCCGGCTGCGCTACACCTCAAAACGCAAGCCCTGCAAGAACAGAAAATGAACGGCTTGGTCAGTCTGTCGGAAAATCGACCCAAAAATCTGAGAACGTCCACGGAGTACTGTGACAACAGCAGTTTTGGAGACGACCCGAGCGACAAAAACAATAGCGACCATTGCTGCCAACATGAGGACCACAGTCCGTGTTCGAAAGGCAGCCACCCTCACTTGAACAACAATAGCATGAACGGTATGCTGACTATCACAAGAACTGAGGCTATCCAAAGCCACCCTGTAACGGGAGACAGCCCCGGTGGTAACGTTAGGAAAGGGGAATGCGACCCCACGGAACCCCCTCGTTCACCGAGCCAGCAGTCCCCAGACTGCGAAGGCCCCGGTGAGCCCCGGGCTGGAGTAGAGAGTGAACCCGACGCCTCATACCAGCCGCCGGTGTCAGAACTAGCGAGGCTGGATTTGAACTTTTCTCCTTgccgaggagaggaagagagccaGGGGATTCATTATGTCCGCTACGAATCCGAGTTACAGATGCCAGGAATCATGAGGTTGATCACCAAGGACTTATCTGAGCCCTATTCCATTTATACCTATAGGTACTTCATCCACAACTGGCCGCAGCTCTGCTTTCTG GCCATGGTGGAGCAGGAGTGCGTGGGGGGCATTGTGTGCAAGCTGGACATGCACAAGAAGATGTTTCGTCGTGGCTACATCGCCATGCTGGCTGTGGACTCCAAACACCGGAGGAAAAGCATTG GTACTAACCTAGTGAAGAAGGCCATCTATGCCATGGTAGAGGGGGACTGTGATGAG gtggttCTTGAGACTGAGATCACTAACAAGTCAGCTCTGAAGCTGTATGAGAACCTGGGTTTTGTCCGAGACAAGCGGCTCTTCAGATATTACCTGAACGGTGTGGACGCGCTGAGGCTCAAACTCTGGCTCcgctag